A portion of the Acanthopagrus latus isolate v.2019 chromosome 21, fAcaLat1.1, whole genome shotgun sequence genome contains these proteins:
- the si:ch211-106h4.6 gene encoding plexin domain-containing protein 2 codes for MRYELGGRMAVTLTKTVNLITGLVIVVQFQLSFMKLKPVNGVYRTDTQELSPPEGSSYVVTGNNKPRERGWAPRPSSAAPGWAADTGGLYRDKHQPEASDPELLTEQGHDNSTHIVNIDHAYYTSKIYGPGDAAGKELWVNIDETEEDEWKVFGVLSGTHRQAERVNLSFNFPFYGHILKEITVATEGFIYTGDIIHRLLTATQYIAPLMANFDPSLSKNSTVFYFDNGTALVVQWNQIHLQDNISLGSFTFQAILHTDGRIVFAYKEIPIDINSINTENHPVKVGLSDAFVVLHEIEQIPNVRRRTIYEYHKVNILKSKISNSTAVEMLPLPTCLQFSSCGPCVTSQIGFNCSWCSRLQRCSSGFDRNRQDWVDLGCLEERRDPRCLRVTDVANTTSHHLTHTTTPVTMTTMQQRTSSMTSTPVSKMSSTVTSPSTHSNTSSRKVFTPQPPTSKPADDDSKMSHINEASGDEETTGEGDERLQIGLLAGIILMMVVMAAAVLMSVYMYNNPTSSAGLFFMERRPTRWPVMKFRRGSGHPSYAEVEAPGQDKDTAVVIDPKQSFAMSDRRESEQKEGFIVPDQRERFLVSESS; via the exons ATGCGCTACGAACTGGGAGGAAGGATGGCGGTGACCCTGACAAAGACGGTTAATCTCATCACAGGACTGGTCATTGTTGTCCAGTTTCAACTGAGCTTCATGAAGCTGAAACCAGTTAATG GAGTCTACCGCACTGACACACAGGAGCTGTCTCCTCCAGAGGGAAGCTCGTATGTAGTCACAGGGAACAACAAgcccagagagagagggtgggcaCCCAGGCCCAGTTCTGCAGCCCCTGGCTGGGCGGCAGATACAGGGGGTCTCTACAGAGACAAGCATCAACCAGAGGCGTCAGATCCAGAGCTGCTGACGGAGCAGGGACACGACAATTCTACACATATTGTG AATATCGATCACGCCTACTACACATCTAAAATCTACGGACCTGGAGACGCAGCGGGTAAAGAGCTGTGGGTGAATATCGATGAGACGGAGGAGGACGAGTGGAAGGTCTTTGGCGTCCTGTCCGGCACCCACAGACAAGCTGAG AGAGTGAATCTTTCCTTCAACTTCCCTTTTTACGGTCACATACTGAAGGAAATCACGGTGGCAACTGAAG GCTTCATTTACACTGGAGATATAATCCACCGACTGCTCACAGCCACTCAGTACATCGCCCCTCTGATGGCAAATTTTGACCCGAGTCTGTCCAAAAACTCAactgtgttttactttgataatg GCACTGCGTTAGTGGTTCAGTGGAACCAGATTCACCTACAGGACAACATCAGTCTGGGAAGTTTCACCTTCCAGGCCATTCTGCACACAGATGGACGCATCGTCTTTGCATACAAAGAG ATTCCTATAGACATCAACAGCATCAACACTGAGAACCATCCTGTCAAAGTGGGCTTGTCGGATGCTTTCGTGGTGCTTCATGAAATAGAGCAGATCCCCA ATGTTCGGAGAAGAACCATTTATGAGTATCACAAAGTCAACATCCTCAAGTCCAAAATCTCCAACTCTACGGCTGTGGAGATGCTTCCTCTGCCGA CATGTCTCCAGTTCTCCAGCTGTGGTCCATGTGTCACTTCCCAGATCGGCTTTAACTGTAGCTGGTGCAGTCGGCTACAAAG ATGCTCCAGCGGTTTTGATCGTAACCGACAGGACTGGGTCGACCTCGGCTGCCTGGAGGAG agaaGGGATCCCCGGTGTCTCCGGGTGACAGATGTTGCAAACACCACATCTCACCACCTCACACATACGACCACTCCTGTTACGATGACCACGATGCAGCAGAGAACCTCCAGCATGACCTCCACCCCTGTTAGCAAAATGTCATCCACTGTCACCAGCCCCTCTACACACAGCAACACCAGCAGTAGGAAAGTATTCACTCCACAGCCTCCGACCAGCAAACCTGCAGACG ATGACTCAAAGATGTCTCACATCAACGAAGCAT CAGGAGACGAGGAGACCACAGGAGAGGGTGATGAGCGGCTGCAGATCGGTCTACTAGCGGGCATCATCTTGATGATGGTTGTCATGGCAGCAGCCGTTCTGATGTCAGTCTACATGTACAACAACCCGACCTCCAGCGCCGGCCTCTTTTTCATGGAG cGGCGGCCGACCCGTTGGCCAGTCATGAAGTTCAGACGAGGCTCCGGTCACCCCTCTTACGCCGAGGTGGAAGCTCCCGGTCAGGACAAAGACACCGCAGTGGTGATCGACCCCAAACAGTCTTTTGCCATGTCCGACAGGAGAGAGAGCGAACAGAAAGAAGGATTCATTGTTCCCGATCAGAGGGAGCGTTTCCTCGTCTCAGAGAGCTCCTGA
- the LOC119010852 gene encoding peptidyl-prolyl cis-trans isomerase FKBP1A-like, which yields MGVQVDTLKPGDGRTFPKRGQTVKVHYVGTLTNGAKFDSSRDRGSPFEFQIGQGQVIRAWDEGVMQMSIGQVARLTCSPDYAYGARGFPPVIPANATLIFEVELLSC from the exons ATGGGAGTACAAGTCGACACTCTAAAACCCGGAGATG GACGGACTTTTCCGAAGAGAGGGCAGACGGTGAAGGTGCACTACGTTG GCACGCTGACAAATGGAGCTAAATTCGACTCCTCCAGGGACCGGGGATCTCCCTTCGAGTTCCAGATTGGACAGGGTCAAGTAATTCGTGCTTGGGATGAAGGTGTAATGCAG ATGAGCATTGGCCAGGTTGCCCGGCTGACCTGCTCACCGGACTATGCGTATGGCGCTAGAGGATTCCCACCCGTCATCCCAGCAAATGCCACTCTCATCTTTGAAGTGGAGCTGCTCAGTTGCTGA